Proteins co-encoded in one Myotis daubentonii chromosome 8, mMyoDau2.1, whole genome shotgun sequence genomic window:
- the RAB27B gene encoding ras-related protein Rab-27B isoform X2: MSRLLGYVTLYTVQKQPNRGLQRSCCQQIHLHMCSIFELAEGPNKTITMTDGDYDYLIKLLALGDSGVGKTTFLYRYTDNKFNPKFITTVGIDFREKRVVYNTQGPNGSSGKAFKVHLQLWDTAGQERFRSLTTAFFRDAMGFLLVFDLTSQQSFLNVRNWMSQLQANAYCENPDIVLIGNKADLPDQREVNERQARDLADKYSIPYFETSAATGQDVERAVETLLDLIMKRMEQCVEKTHAPDSVNGGNSGKLDGEKPAEKKCSC, encoded by the exons ATGAGCAGACTCCTAGGTTATGTCACTTTGTACACCGTCCAGAAGCAACCAAACAGAG gaTTGCAAAGAAGTTGTTGCCAACAGATCCATCTCCACATGTGCAGTATCTTCGAGTTGGCTGAGGG GCCCAACAAGACCATCACTATGACCGATGGGGACTATGATTATCTGATCAAACTGCTGGCCCTTGGAGATTCGGGGGTGGGGAAGACGACATTTCTTTACCGATACACAGACAATAAATTCAATCCCAAGTTCATCACAACAGTAGGAATAGACTTCCGGGAAAAACGTGTG GTTTATAATACACAAGGGCCAAATGGATCATCAGGGAAAGCGTTTAAGGTGCACCTTCAGCTTTGGGACACTGCAGGACAAGAGCG ATTCCGGAGCCTCACCACTGCATTTTTCAGAGATGCCATGGGTTTCTTATTAGTGTTTGACCTCACCAGTCAACAGAGCTTCTTAAATGTCAGAAACTGGATGA GCCAACTGCAAGCAAATGCTTATTGTGAAAATCCAGATATAGTATTAATTGGCAACAAGGCAGACTTACCAGACCAAAGGGAAGTCAATGAGCGGCAAGCCCGGGACCTGGCTGACAAATACAG CATACCATATTTTGAAACAAGTGCGGCGACTGGCCAAGACGTGGAGAGAGCTGTGGAAACTCTTCTGGACTTAATAATGAAGCGAATGGAACAGTGTGTCGAGAAGACACACGCCCCCGACTCTGTCAATGGTGGAAACTCTGGGAAGCTCGATGGGGAGAAACCGGCAGAGAAGAAATGCTCCTGCTAG
- the RAB27B gene encoding ras-related protein Rab-27B isoform X1 yields the protein MCSIFELAEGTAGGESCQRQNYKCFILENARPNKTITMTDGDYDYLIKLLALGDSGVGKTTFLYRYTDNKFNPKFITTVGIDFREKRVVYNTQGPNGSSGKAFKVHLQLWDTAGQERFRSLTTAFFRDAMGFLLVFDLTSQQSFLNVRNWMSQLQANAYCENPDIVLIGNKADLPDQREVNERQARDLADKYSIPYFETSAATGQDVERAVETLLDLIMKRMEQCVEKTHAPDSVNGGNSGKLDGEKPAEKKCSC from the exons ATGTGCAGTATCTTCGAGTTGGCTGAGGG AACAGCTGGGGGTGAAAGTTGTCAAagacaaaattataaatgttttatattggAAAATGCCAG GCCCAACAAGACCATCACTATGACCGATGGGGACTATGATTATCTGATCAAACTGCTGGCCCTTGGAGATTCGGGGGTGGGGAAGACGACATTTCTTTACCGATACACAGACAATAAATTCAATCCCAAGTTCATCACAACAGTAGGAATAGACTTCCGGGAAAAACGTGTG GTTTATAATACACAAGGGCCAAATGGATCATCAGGGAAAGCGTTTAAGGTGCACCTTCAGCTTTGGGACACTGCAGGACAAGAGCG ATTCCGGAGCCTCACCACTGCATTTTTCAGAGATGCCATGGGTTTCTTATTAGTGTTTGACCTCACCAGTCAACAGAGCTTCTTAAATGTCAGAAACTGGATGA GCCAACTGCAAGCAAATGCTTATTGTGAAAATCCAGATATAGTATTAATTGGCAACAAGGCAGACTTACCAGACCAAAGGGAAGTCAATGAGCGGCAAGCCCGGGACCTGGCTGACAAATACAG CATACCATATTTTGAAACAAGTGCGGCGACTGGCCAAGACGTGGAGAGAGCTGTGGAAACTCTTCTGGACTTAATAATGAAGCGAATGGAACAGTGTGTCGAGAAGACACACGCCCCCGACTCTGTCAATGGTGGAAACTCTGGGAAGCTCGATGGGGAGAAACCGGCAGAGAAGAAATGCTCCTGCTAG
- the RAB27B gene encoding ras-related protein Rab-27B isoform X4 yields the protein MCSIFELAEGPNKTITMTDGDYDYLIKLLALGDSGVGKTTFLYRYTDNKFNPKFITTVGIDFREKRVVYNTQGPNGSSGKAFKVHLQLWDTAGQERFRSLTTAFFRDAMGFLLVFDLTSQQSFLNVRNWMSQLQANAYCENPDIVLIGNKADLPDQREVNERQARDLADKYSIPYFETSAATGQDVERAVETLLDLIMKRMEQCVEKTHAPDSVNGGNSGKLDGEKPAEKKCSC from the exons ATGTGCAGTATCTTCGAGTTGGCTGAGGG GCCCAACAAGACCATCACTATGACCGATGGGGACTATGATTATCTGATCAAACTGCTGGCCCTTGGAGATTCGGGGGTGGGGAAGACGACATTTCTTTACCGATACACAGACAATAAATTCAATCCCAAGTTCATCACAACAGTAGGAATAGACTTCCGGGAAAAACGTGTG GTTTATAATACACAAGGGCCAAATGGATCATCAGGGAAAGCGTTTAAGGTGCACCTTCAGCTTTGGGACACTGCAGGACAAGAGCG ATTCCGGAGCCTCACCACTGCATTTTTCAGAGATGCCATGGGTTTCTTATTAGTGTTTGACCTCACCAGTCAACAGAGCTTCTTAAATGTCAGAAACTGGATGA GCCAACTGCAAGCAAATGCTTATTGTGAAAATCCAGATATAGTATTAATTGGCAACAAGGCAGACTTACCAGACCAAAGGGAAGTCAATGAGCGGCAAGCCCGGGACCTGGCTGACAAATACAG CATACCATATTTTGAAACAAGTGCGGCGACTGGCCAAGACGTGGAGAGAGCTGTGGAAACTCTTCTGGACTTAATAATGAAGCGAATGGAACAGTGTGTCGAGAAGACACACGCCCCCGACTCTGTCAATGGTGGAAACTCTGGGAAGCTCGATGGGGAGAAACCGGCAGAGAAGAAATGCTCCTGCTAG
- the RAB27B gene encoding ras-related protein Rab-27B isoform X3, producing MNVVWGSSVGRPNKTITMTDGDYDYLIKLLALGDSGVGKTTFLYRYTDNKFNPKFITTVGIDFREKRVVYNTQGPNGSSGKAFKVHLQLWDTAGQERFRSLTTAFFRDAMGFLLVFDLTSQQSFLNVRNWMSQLQANAYCENPDIVLIGNKADLPDQREVNERQARDLADKYSIPYFETSAATGQDVERAVETLLDLIMKRMEQCVEKTHAPDSVNGGNSGKLDGEKPAEKKCSC from the exons ATGAATGTGGTTTGGGGAAGCAGTGTTGGACG GCCCAACAAGACCATCACTATGACCGATGGGGACTATGATTATCTGATCAAACTGCTGGCCCTTGGAGATTCGGGGGTGGGGAAGACGACATTTCTTTACCGATACACAGACAATAAATTCAATCCCAAGTTCATCACAACAGTAGGAATAGACTTCCGGGAAAAACGTGTG GTTTATAATACACAAGGGCCAAATGGATCATCAGGGAAAGCGTTTAAGGTGCACCTTCAGCTTTGGGACACTGCAGGACAAGAGCG ATTCCGGAGCCTCACCACTGCATTTTTCAGAGATGCCATGGGTTTCTTATTAGTGTTTGACCTCACCAGTCAACAGAGCTTCTTAAATGTCAGAAACTGGATGA GCCAACTGCAAGCAAATGCTTATTGTGAAAATCCAGATATAGTATTAATTGGCAACAAGGCAGACTTACCAGACCAAAGGGAAGTCAATGAGCGGCAAGCCCGGGACCTGGCTGACAAATACAG CATACCATATTTTGAAACAAGTGCGGCGACTGGCCAAGACGTGGAGAGAGCTGTGGAAACTCTTCTGGACTTAATAATGAAGCGAATGGAACAGTGTGTCGAGAAGACACACGCCCCCGACTCTGTCAATGGTGGAAACTCTGGGAAGCTCGATGGGGAGAAACCGGCAGAGAAGAAATGCTCCTGCTAG
- the RAB27B gene encoding ras-related protein Rab-27B isoform X5: MTDGDYDYLIKLLALGDSGVGKTTFLYRYTDNKFNPKFITTVGIDFREKRVVYNTQGPNGSSGKAFKVHLQLWDTAGQERFRSLTTAFFRDAMGFLLVFDLTSQQSFLNVRNWMSQLQANAYCENPDIVLIGNKADLPDQREVNERQARDLADKYSIPYFETSAATGQDVERAVETLLDLIMKRMEQCVEKTHAPDSVNGGNSGKLDGEKPAEKKCSC; the protein is encoded by the exons ATGACCGATGGGGACTATGATTATCTGATCAAACTGCTGGCCCTTGGAGATTCGGGGGTGGGGAAGACGACATTTCTTTACCGATACACAGACAATAAATTCAATCCCAAGTTCATCACAACAGTAGGAATAGACTTCCGGGAAAAACGTGTG GTTTATAATACACAAGGGCCAAATGGATCATCAGGGAAAGCGTTTAAGGTGCACCTTCAGCTTTGGGACACTGCAGGACAAGAGCG ATTCCGGAGCCTCACCACTGCATTTTTCAGAGATGCCATGGGTTTCTTATTAGTGTTTGACCTCACCAGTCAACAGAGCTTCTTAAATGTCAGAAACTGGATGA GCCAACTGCAAGCAAATGCTTATTGTGAAAATCCAGATATAGTATTAATTGGCAACAAGGCAGACTTACCAGACCAAAGGGAAGTCAATGAGCGGCAAGCCCGGGACCTGGCTGACAAATACAG CATACCATATTTTGAAACAAGTGCGGCGACTGGCCAAGACGTGGAGAGAGCTGTGGAAACTCTTCTGGACTTAATAATGAAGCGAATGGAACAGTGTGTCGAGAAGACACACGCCCCCGACTCTGTCAATGGTGGAAACTCTGGGAAGCTCGATGGGGAGAAACCGGCAGAGAAGAAATGCTCCTGCTAG